Part of the Peromyscus maniculatus bairdii isolate BWxNUB_F1_BW_parent chromosome 23, HU_Pman_BW_mat_3.1, whole genome shotgun sequence genome is shown below.
CTTTCTGCATGGCACAAACGTGACACTGAACCAACAACGTAGTTGACAGATGGCTTTTTCACATTTGACAGTGGAATTTTACTCCAGTACAATTTTTCCAACTGTGACTAAGGTATGAAAATAAGCTGAAGAATGTACCACGTTCTGTGTACTCTAGCACTGATTTACAGGAGCCAATGAAGAATTTAACACCAAAATACTTCCTAATACTCATCACATTCAGCGGGTTTCTCTCTGGTATGATTTTTCTGAGGCTGTCCAAGGGCCGAGCTGATGACGTTAACACAGTTAGTACATATCTGACTTCTGCGGTCAATTCTCACATACTGAATGAGGCCTGAACTTGACTAAATGTCTCCTCAAGTTCAttgcattcataaggtttctctttGGTATGGACCCTTTCGTGTGGGATGAGGTGCGCTCTCTGATTGAAGCTCTCTTCCCATGCATCACAGTCAAAGACTCTCTCTCTAATGGGAACTTCTTGTTGCAGAGTAAGATCAGAGTTGTGACTAAAACTTTCCTCATAATCGTTGTAGTCATATGATTTCTCTTTCCTGTGCATTTTGTGGTGCTGAATAAGGCAAGAGGTTTGGCTGAAAGCTTTCCCACACTCATTACATTCATGCATTTTCTCTCCGGTGTGAATTCTTTGATGCTGAATAAGATGAGAATTCAATCTGAAGTCTTTCCCACATTCAGTACACGTGTAGGGCTTTTCTCGGAAACGGATTCCTTGCTGTTTCACATAGGCCAGCCCACATTCATCATACTCGTAGGACTTCTCTTGATGATGTACCCTCTGATGTTCAACTAGATATGAGGTGTGGCAGAAGTCACTGCCACACACGGTACATTTACAGGCCATGTCCTTGTGAGTTCTCTGATGCTGAGTAAGGTGCACGCTTCGGC
Proteins encoded:
- the Znf655 gene encoding zinc finger protein 655 isoform X5, whose product is MNFNQNPTVGEQEPINLTQNFQSSDYKESLMDLSHLNKWENMPTTDRSYKCDTCGKTFHQASALTRHQRIHTREKPYKCKECEKSFSQSSSLSRHKRIHTREKSYRCEVSDKSCDAPEKSCSQSSDVLQHKKVHAKGKSYKCGSCERVFSRSVHLTQHQRTHKDMACKCTVCGSDFCHTSYLVEHQRVHHQEKSYEYDECGLAYVKQQGIRFREKPYTCTECGKDFRLNSHLIQHQRIHTGEKMHECNECGKAFSQTSCLIQHHKMHRKEKSYDYNDYEESFSHNSDLTLQQEVPIRERVFDCDAWEESFNQRAHLIPHERVHTKEKPYECNELEETFSQVQASFSM